Part of the Paenibacillus terrae HPL-003 genome is shown below.
TCATTAACAAGCTGCTAAAAGATGCGAACCTGCAATTTATCAGCCTGTTTACGGCCAAGCCGCATATTTTTATCAGCACCAATAATCCGTTATCCCGCCAGTCCATTGTGACCATTGATCAGCTTCATCCTTATCCGTATCTGTCCTTTGAGCAAGGGGAGTACAATTCCTTTCACTTCTCCGAGGAAATTCTCAGCACATTGTCGCACCCCAAAAGCATTCGTGTCAATGACCGGGCAACCCTTTTCAATCTGTTGATTGGCCTGAACGGCTATACCATTTCTACCGGGGTAATTAGCGCGGATTTGAATGGTAACGAGATTATTTCCGTGCCTTTGGAATGTGAGGAGTCTATTAATGTAGGTTGGATTTGTCATAAAAATGCTTCGCTCTCCAAGCTGGCCTCCGTCTATGTAGAAGCGCTGCATGAGGCGATAGGCGAATAAAATATTTGGTATAGCTTTTGGCTATAACCAGCTATAGTTTATTGGAGTTACATTATAACTGAAAATGTATGTTATCTTTCTTACAAGAACTTCACTACAGAAGCAAAAAGGAGATAACCCTAATGAGCAGCATCCTTGAAAATGCATCCCAACGCAAAGTGGCCCCTTTCAGACATGATATGGTCGGTAGCTTTCTGCGCCCGCAAGCGATCAAAGACGGCAGAATTAAATTCCAAAACAACGAAATTTCTGCGGACGAACTGAGAAAGATTGAAGACAACGAAATTATCAAGCTGGTGGAGAAGCAAAAATCCGTAGGGCTTAAAGCTGTGACAGATGGCGAATTCAGACGCTCTTGGTGGCATCTTGATTTTATGTGGGGCCTGGATGGCGTGGAAAAGGTAGAGCTTTCGAACGGTTACCAATTCCAAGGCGTAGAAACGAGAGCGGAAACCGCACGCTTGACTGGTAAAATCGGTCACTCCCAACACCCTTTCATTCAGGACTTCACATTCTTGAAGCAAGTAGCAGGTGAGGATGCGATTGCACGTCAAACCATTCCTGCACCAGCACAGTTCCTGGCCGAGCTGTTGCGTGGAGAAAACAAAGAAACAACCGATACCTATTACAGCAATCTGGACGAGCTCGTTAAAGATATCGCTAAAGCTTACAAATCCGTGATTCAAGCCCTGTATAATGAGGGCTGCCGCAGCTTGCAACTGGATGATTGCACATGGGGCATGCTCTGCGATAAAAACTATTGGGAAGCCAGACAGCATGCGGGTGAGAATGTAGAAGAAACCAAAAAGCTGTTTGCTCGCGTGAATCAGGAAACCGTAAATGATCTCCCAGCCGATCTGGTGGTTACGACCCACGTATGCCGTGGCAACTACCATTCCACCTGGGCATCCTCGGGCGGCTATGAGCCTGTTGCCGAAACCCTGTTCGGCATCGACAACATCGACGGCTACTACCTCGAATTCGATACCGACCGTGCAGGTGATTTCACACCGCTTAAGCATCTGAAAGACCAACAGCAGGTCGTCCTGGGCCTCGTTTCCTCCAAAACGGGTGAGATGGAAGACAAGCAGACGGTCATTAACCGTATTAAAGAAGCCGCTCAATTCGTGGATATCAACCACATCTGCCTTAGCCCACAATGCGGATTCGCTTCTACGGAAGAGGGCAATATTTTGACGGAAGAGCAACAGTGGAAAAAGCTTGCTTTCATTAAAGAGATTGCGGACGAGATTTGGAAGTAAGGGTTTAAGGGGATTGATTGGATAGGTTCTTTAAACTAAAGATTCCGTTATCAAAAAAACACGCCACAGCACATGGGGCGTGTTTTTATTTTGGCGTGAGACTTAGCTGCATTTCATAATTAATATTAAAAATGGTATAAACTACCTTATGCATAGAGGAAAATAGGAGATGTAGCATCCCCATTTATTTCTTGCGTTTGAGCCCATCCTGTAGAGGGCATACCTATTTTGTAGAATTATTACCTCACCCCCTACAGGTCAAACTATTGATTTTACAGGAGCCGCTTGCCTTACGCATATAAGTAAAAGATGACAACTTCAGTCCAATACATCTGCCGACATCACAACAAAGATTGGATTCAATAGCTATGATATGGCTCATAATTTTCATTTATAATGAGCACAAGGAGGCTCATAAGATGTTTGACCACAAGTCATTGCAATTGCTAACTCAGATGGTTAACTATCCGAAGTTGTCAATTCCGGAGTTGAGACTTCAATTGAATTTATCGCCTCGACAGTTTGAATATACACTGAATAAATTAAATGACGGACTGGTTGAGTTGGATTTACCTAAGATTGAAGTGATTGAAATGGGGTTTAAGATTGACGAACGAGTTAAGAGATATTGGAAAAATGAGGAATTATCACTTAGTCGCAAGCAACTGGTTTTTCAAGAGAATGAACGACTGTATTTGATTTATTTATACACGTATATCCGGCGGGAGCCGATTTCGACCGTTCATTATCAGTCTTTGCTCCAGGTAAGCAGGAATACGGCCTTGGCAGATGTCAAAAAGCTACGTGCGCTTTGTCAGGGAGAAGGTATCAAGTTAGATTATAACCGAACGGACGGTTTTAAATTGGAGGGAGAAGAGCGTCATAAGCGTCGATTTGCGTCGGTATGTATTGGGACACTATTGCAGCTACCGATGGGACGCCCGGGTATCAAGCAGGT
Proteins encoded:
- a CDS encoding 5-methyltetrahydropteroyltriglutamate--homocysteine S-methyltransferase; this encodes MSSILENASQRKVAPFRHDMVGSFLRPQAIKDGRIKFQNNEISADELRKIEDNEIIKLVEKQKSVGLKAVTDGEFRRSWWHLDFMWGLDGVEKVELSNGYQFQGVETRAETARLTGKIGHSQHPFIQDFTFLKQVAGEDAIARQTIPAPAQFLAELLRGENKETTDTYYSNLDELVKDIAKAYKSVIQALYNEGCRSLQLDDCTWGMLCDKNYWEARQHAGENVEETKKLFARVNQETVNDLPADLVVTTHVCRGNYHSTWASSGGYEPVAETLFGIDNIDGYYLEFDTDRAGDFTPLKHLKDQQQVVLGLVSSKTGEMEDKQTVINRIKEAAQFVDINHICLSPQCGFASTEEGNILTEEQQWKKLAFIKEIADEIWK